DNA from Leptospira harrisiae:
TTTGTAACCAACGTTTCATGGTGATTGAATATCATTCTAATAGGTCCCTTTTTGTTTTTCAATGATCTAAATCAAGTGCCGTCAATTAACTCAATTGATAAAAATCATGTTTCAAAAATTTCTTTTTTGGAATCGTTTGAAAGAAATGAGAAGTGGAATACTAATCCATAGAGATAAAAACAAAATGGTAATTCCCAAAACACCATACAAACCAAGTTGTTTTAATAGGATTGCTCCGGAAAATCCAAGTAAAGCCGATGAACTAGTTTGTAGAATTAGAAGAATTCTGATTAAGTCGATGGGGTTGAGTAGGATTACGATGAGAGATGGAATCTCTATTGGATAATCACCTAAATACAAACTAAAGATAAATACCAAAGCATCAAAGAAAATAAAAAAGTACAACCAAACTAATAAGGATACAGTTAAAACAATTTCACCTCTTCTGATAAAAGAAGAAATTAAAAATGCGATGGCAACGAAGATACAAGTTAGGAAGATTCCAAAAATCAGTAACTCAAAAAATAAAAAAAGATATTTGGGATCATTAGAGAAAAGAAATATACCAGGAATTCCGAGACCGAATAACAAACCTAAGGAGAGAGAGATGGTAATTCCAAAATATTTGCCTAAAAAAAGTGAACTTCTGCTGACTGACTTGGAAAGTAACACTTCAGCGAATGGCATTGATTCTAAAAAAGACATACCTGAGAATGTGATGGAAAATAGAGGAATGACAATGAGTGTTAAGTTCATTGTACTGACAAGCAACCGAATTCCATTTTGATCTCCAAAAAAACTTAAGATCATCATTACAAGAACAAGTAAACCTGAGTATATAAACACCCAGCGACTTCGTATATTTTCTTTGATTTCGAAAAATAAAATTTCTTTCATGGTTTTGTTTTGTATTCCTCATTCCAGAAATTCATCAATGCCTGATCTAAATCGGTTTTGTTGTTTTTTCTTAAGAAATTTTCTGGAGAATCATCAATAAGAATCGATCCTTCTGATAAAAGAAGAAACCTATCTGCTAACTCTTGTAGTTCTTTTAATATATGAGTTGAAAAAATAACAAGAGAACCTTCTTCTTTCTTTTCTACCAAAAGAGATTTTAATAAATGCGAAATATATGGATCTAAACTTGCAGTGGGTTCGTCGATGACATAGAGATCTTTTTTGGAGGAAAAACATTGGAGGATACTAATTTTTTGTTTGGTTCCACCAGATAGAGATCCAATTTTTTTGTCCATGTGATTGTGTAACTCTAAAATGGATAAAAGGTTTTGAAATCTTTCTTCTTCCACTGGTTCTAGTTTTTTAAAAAAGGAAATTAGTTCGGCTACTTTAATATTTGTTGGGAAACGCGGAGTTTGAGGCATATAACCGATGGTATTTGGTGTTCCATTTTGGTTTTGGAATAAAATTTGTCCAGCCACTGGTTGGACAAGACCAAGAATCCCTTTGATTAGAGAACTTTTTCCTGAGCCATTGGGACCTATGATGGATACAATGTTACCAGATTCTGTTCGAAAATTTACATCTTTTACAGCAACAGAATTTCCTCCATAACTGATGGTAAGATTTTTTACTTCTATCATATTCTTTCCTTCATCCTTGGATGTTGGTCTTCAAATTCGATTGGTGTAACTATTGGAAATGCTTTTTCGATTCCTTGCAAAAATAGAACCACTGGTGATTCATAAAGTACCATAAGGAATGGATACACAGCAATCCAATACCCAAAAAAATGTATCGTTTTGTGTGGTATATCACCAATTTGATCTTTATCTAAATCATATCCCTCGTAGTGGTCCCAATAATTTTTGGAAAAAACATTGGTAGTTGATTTTGTGTTCGTGCTAATATCAAAAACATTTTTTATAAAATTGTTATCAATGATTTTGTTATAATCTGTATTTCCAAGAATTTTAATCCCCCATCCGTTATCGATAAAATCATTGTTTTGAAAGTTAATATTGGTAATTCCATCGGCAAAAACAGCGATTGTATTTCCTTCAAACCGATTTTTGGATAGTGTACTGTCGGCAATGTCCTTTAATAAAATTCCATTGGAACTTTCTCCCCAGTTATCCAAAAATTCATTTTTCTCCATATTGATGTCTTTGCTATACATCACCGCAACACCTGCGGAATTATTTTTAAAAATGTTTTTGTTGAATTGGTTATGACTTGAAAACATAAAATGCATTCCGTAACGAATGTTTTCTTCTGATTCATTTCCTTCGATTTCTAAATGTTCAGAAAATTCTAAATATATCCCATCCCGGTGTTTTTTTAATTTGTTTCCAATGATTTTGTTATGGCTTGAAGACCAAAGGTGGATGCCATTTCCACCTAACACTTCGTTTTCTGCATTTCCTATGGAGGAATTGTTTTTGAGTGTGCAGTTTGTGGTTTCGGCTAAATAAAATCCATAAACATTGTCTTCTAAACTTAAATTTTCAAAATAACAATCTTTGACTTTTTCTGTATGAACTCCGGCAAATTCGCTTAAATCCGAGATTCCACTTCCAATGACTTTTAAATTTTGTATGCGAACTCCATTGGCATAAACTCCCAATACATGCTTTTCTTTGAGTCCATCAATCACCACACCGTTCTCTCCAATGATGGAAATGGATTTAGTAATGGGTAAAAAACCTTCTTTGTAAACTCCTGATTGGATTTTGATTGTATCGCCATTTTGGGCCATAGAGATTGCATTTTTTAAAGTATGAATCGTACAATTTGTACAAACAGAAATGGTTTTTGAAGACAAAGAACATGTAGGAAAACTTGAGATGAGTATAAAAAAGATAATTGAGAAAGAGTATTTCCATCCGAGAAGGATAAGACGATTCGTTTGATTCAGTTTAAGATTCCAATTGGTTCTACGATGAGTGAATTTACTTTTGGAAAGGAATAGTATCTTCATGAGTTTTAAAAGCGGCAAGTCCCGCTCCCATTGGCGAACGAATTTTGTCTGAATGGATGATGATGGCTTCGTTTTTAGGAATGAATTCTTTTGTATCTAAATAGTTAGTAACCCAAACATCTTTTATTTTCAAATCATTTTGTTTCTGAAATTGTTCCATACATTCAATGGCATCGAAATGGTATCTTTTACCTTTGTATGTAATGAATTGAGTATGAAACCTCATATCTACAATGGACATGGAGCAGTGACTACATTTAACTTCACCCACTGTTAATGGTTCTGGGCGAACATCCCCACAGCCCACGAGTGCGACTGTGAGGAAAATGCAAATTAGTGTTAAACTCTTAAACTGCATTTGTTTTTTTCCTTCGATTTTCATCCCAAAGAATATATACTAATACAGCGAGACTTAGTCCAAGAATGATACCACCATAAGAAGGATAACTACAAGCAGTAATATTTAACATTACCTTGCAGCCAAGAAGTGGCGGTTGGTAAGCCATTCCTTCCACGATGATTGGTGCTTCTGGATTTAAGTTGTGTCCATAGTTGTATTCCCATCTCCAAAAATCAGAGAGCCCAACAAGACCTACGATGATCAAATTGATAATCCCAAGAATCGCCATTCCCACTTTGGGATAGAGTTCTGTGATAAATGCACCAAAGATCAGATAACCAAGAACATACGGCATAAAAAGAAGTTCAGGAATAGATTCTGAAACAATTTCCTGCATACCAATGTAATGGTTTAGAAGATTGATGTTTTTGAGATCGTAAGGTGTGGCACCAGTGATTTTGTTAATCCAAATTTGCATTCCGAGTCCTTCAGGATACTGTGGAGCGGAAATTGAAATGGACCAAATAGGAATTAAATAAACTAAGATGAGAACCAAACCGACCCCTAGGATTAGGAGCCGGTTTCTTTTACTTAACGTTTGGAAAAGTAAAGTTTTCATATAGGTTATGGATTTACTCGGATGTACTGTTGCATCTCTTGGTGGAGTGCAGAACAGAAATCAGTGCAATAGAAAGGATACACACCAGGTTTTGGTGCTACCCATTTGAAAGTTCTAGTTTCACCTGGCATGATAAGAAGGTTAGTCATGTTAGGTGCTCCACCGATTGCAAATCCGTGAGGAATGTCATAATCTTGTTCCAAGTTGGTTACGTGGAAGTATAAAGTTTCCCCAGTTCTTGCTTCAATGATATCCGGTTTAAAATGGGAACGAATCGCAGTCATGTAGATGTGGATTGTACTTCCAAGTCTAACGATCCTTGCATCGTTTTCATTTTTAGTCGCGTATGGATGTTTGTTTTCTTCTAATGGGAAGAGTTTCGCAGTTTTATCCATAATTAACTTTGCTGGAATCATTTGTGAATAGTGTGGTTCTCCTACAGTAGGGAAGTCAGACAACAACTCAGCTTTACCAGAAGAGATATCATAGAGCTGCGCACTTTGTGGTAACTCCATACCCACTGGAAGATATCTATCTTTAGTGATTTTGTTCATTGCGATTAGATATTTACCGTAAGGTTCAGTAGAACTACCACCAACGATGGATAAGTGACCTACACTATAATAAGCAGGTAAATGTTGCACCACTTCCCAAGTTCCTAGTTTCCATTTTACAACTTCTGAACTTACGAAACAAGAAGTATAAGCATACCCTTGACCGTCGAACTCAGTATGTAATGGACCAAGACATGGCTTTTGAACTTCACCAGCAAGTGTGGATTCATATTTAAGAACTGGAATTCCTTCGATTTCTGTCGAGTGGTGTTCCTTTTTGTCTTTTACTTCCATCATTTTGCTAAAGGAGTGAACTGGAATTACGGATGCTAACTTTCCGCCACCAACAATGTATTCTCCAGTAGAGTCAACGTCAGTTCCGTGTGGACTTTTAGGTGTTGGCATGTAATACATCATACCCGGACAATCTTTTGGATTTAACATCTTCACACCGCTTAACTTTGTTGAAACGGCAGGTTTGTTTTCCTCTTTGAAATTGTTTAGGTATTCACCACCAAAGTTATAAGCTTTACCTTGGTCCTTACATTCTTTCGCACGAACCCAGTTGAATGCTAAGATAAAGTCTTTATCTTTTTTAGAAGCACCAACTTCCAACATTTTATGAGCTTGTTCTGAGTTGTAACTACTGAAGAAACACCAGTCATGGGATTTCTTTTTGCCACAATGTGATAGGTCATAGTCAAAACCTGGAACAAGAACTTGTAATTCAATGGAAAGTCTTCCTGTGTTTTTATCAACTTTTACCATAGTGACAGTTCCTTTGAACCCACCTTTGGAAAAACTATCGATTGCTACACTTGCTTGTGGAATTGGAACCGAGAAACGAGTTGCAGCCATCAAATACTCTGTGTTTTCAGTAGCAAATGGGGAAGCATGGTTACCGGCAGTGTTTGGGATTTCCAAAATCTCTTTTGTTTCAAAAGATTTTAGGTCAATCCTTGCAAGCCTTGGTGTGTTGTTTGCGTTAAGGAACATCCAACGACCATCTTGTTTACCATCAGTCATAGATGCTTCTATGTGATGGCTATCATCCCAAGGCACATAACCATGAGTTGTTTTTAACATGTCTTTAGTTTCTTCATCAAACCCATATCCGTTTTCAGGAAAAACAGAGAATACGGGAATGATTTTGAAAAGTCTTGCAGATGGAATTCCGTAAACGGACATCTGACCACTAAATCCACCAGACAAAAAGGCGTACACTTCGTCCTTTTCTCCCGGAGCCACATACACTCTGGAAGCAGCATCGGAAGCTAGAGTTGCCGTTGCTGCACCTTTTTTGCAATTCGGAACGAATGCAAAAAGAGCGATTCCAAGTGTAACTAGTATTAAATTTGATTTTTTTAACATATCGTTACCTATTTTA
Protein-coding regions in this window:
- a CDS encoding ABC transporter permease, which gives rise to MKEILFFEIKENIRSRWVFIYSGLLVLVMMILSFFGDQNGIRLLVSTMNLTLIVIPLFSITFSGMSFLESMPFAEVLLSKSVSRSSLFLGKYFGITISLSLGLLFGLGIPGIFLFSNDPKYLFLFFELLIFGIFLTCIFVAIAFLISSFIRRGEIVLTVSLLVWLYFFIFFDALVFIFSLYLGDYPIEIPSLIVILLNPIDLIRILLILQTSSSALLGFSGAILLKQLGLYGVLGITILFLSLWISIPLLISFKRFQKRNF
- a CDS encoding ABC transporter ATP-binding protein — protein: MIEVKNLTISYGGNSVAVKDVNFRTESGNIVSIIGPNGSGKSSLIKGILGLVQPVAGQILFQNQNGTPNTIGYMPQTPRFPTNIKVAELISFFKKLEPVEEERFQNLLSILELHNHMDKKIGSLSGGTKQKISILQCFSSKKDLYVIDEPTASLDPYISHLLKSLLVEKKEEGSLVIFSTHILKELQELADRFLLLSEGSILIDDSPENFLRKNNKTDLDQALMNFWNEEYKTKP
- a CDS encoding nitrous oxide reductase family maturation protein NosD, which translates into the protein MPLLKLMKILFLSKSKFTHRRTNWNLKLNQTNRLILLGWKYSFSIIFFILISSFPTCSLSSKTISVCTNCTIHTLKNAISMAQNGDTIKIQSGVYKEGFLPITKSISIIGENGVVIDGLKEKHVLGVYANGVRIQNLKVIGSGISDLSEFAGVHTEKVKDCYFENLSLEDNVYGFYLAETTNCTLKNNSSIGNAENEVLGGNGIHLWSSSHNKIIGNKLKKHRDGIYLEFSEHLEIEGNESEENIRYGMHFMFSSHNQFNKNIFKNNSAGVAVMYSKDINMEKNEFLDNWGESSNGILLKDIADSTLSKNRFEGNTIAVFADGITNINFQNNDFIDNGWGIKILGNTDYNKIIDNNFIKNVFDISTNTKSTTNVFSKNYWDHYEGYDLDKDQIGDIPHKTIHFFGYWIAVYPFLMVLYESPVVLFLQGIEKAFPIVTPIEFEDQHPRMKERI
- a CDS encoding nitrous oxide reductase accessory protein NosL — protein: MQFKSLTLICIFLTVALVGCGDVRPEPLTVGEVKCSHCSMSIVDMRFHTQFITYKGKRYHFDAIECMEQFQKQNDLKIKDVWVTNYLDTKEFIPKNEAIIIHSDKIRSPMGAGLAAFKTHEDTIPFQK
- the nosZ gene encoding Sec-dependent nitrous-oxide reductase → MLKKSNLILVTLGIALFAFVPNCKKGAATATLASDAASRVYVAPGEKDEVYAFLSGGFSGQMSVYGIPSARLFKIIPVFSVFPENGYGFDEETKDMLKTTHGYVPWDDSHHIEASMTDGKQDGRWMFLNANNTPRLARIDLKSFETKEILEIPNTAGNHASPFATENTEYLMAATRFSVPIPQASVAIDSFSKGGFKGTVTMVKVDKNTGRLSIELQVLVPGFDYDLSHCGKKKSHDWCFFSSYNSEQAHKMLEVGASKKDKDFILAFNWVRAKECKDQGKAYNFGGEYLNNFKEENKPAVSTKLSGVKMLNPKDCPGMMYYMPTPKSPHGTDVDSTGEYIVGGGKLASVIPVHSFSKMMEVKDKKEHHSTEIEGIPVLKYESTLAGEVQKPCLGPLHTEFDGQGYAYTSCFVSSEVVKWKLGTWEVVQHLPAYYSVGHLSIVGGSSTEPYGKYLIAMNKITKDRYLPVGMELPQSAQLYDISSGKAELLSDFPTVGEPHYSQMIPAKLIMDKTAKLFPLEENKHPYATKNENDARIVRLGSTIHIYMTAIRSHFKPDIIEARTGETLYFHVTNLEQDYDIPHGFAIGGAPNMTNLLIMPGETRTFKWVAPKPGVYPFYCTDFCSALHQEMQQYIRVNP